Proteins encoded within one genomic window of Methanobrevibacter sp.:
- the ahcY gene encoding adenosylhomocysteinase, whose amino-acid sequence MSNVKDMSLADEGIRKIKWVQKHMPVLEHIKKQFEEEKPFEGITIGSCLHLEPKTVNLGLTLQAGGAEVAMTGCNPLSTHDDAAAGAAALGLHIYGWREQTDEEYYEAIDNVLSHKPDVIIDDGADMIMYLHEKRPELIEKIKGACEETTTGVHRLEAMHADGALKFPVIAVNDAYTKYLFDNRYGTGQSSLDAIMGTTNMLIAGKNVVVCGYGWCGRGVASRAAGLGANVIVTEVDPIRALEARMDGYRVMKIREAVKIADLVVTVTGNIDIIHGDDFKYMKDGCMLSNSGHFNVEINRPDLEAQAESVEEVRDSIEMFTMKDGRKIYLLADGRLVNLAAARGQGHPAEIMDMSFAVQALSARYIVENDLSLSVEKAPDSIDDEVARLKLKAMGIEIDDLSERQKDYLSDWREGT is encoded by the coding sequence ATGAGTAATGTTAAAGACATGTCCCTTGCCGATGAAGGGATTAGAAAAATCAAATGGGTTCAAAAGCATATGCCTGTTCTTGAACACATTAAAAAACAATTTGAAGAAGAAAAGCCTTTTGAAGGAATTACCATTGGTTCATGCTTACACTTGGAACCTAAAACCGTCAATTTAGGTTTGACCTTACAGGCTGGTGGTGCTGAAGTGGCCATGACCGGTTGTAACCCTCTTTCAACTCATGATGATGCGGCAGCAGGTGCTGCAGCTCTTGGATTGCACATCTACGGTTGGAGAGAACAGACCGATGAGGAATACTACGAAGCCATTGACAATGTATTGTCCCACAAGCCGGATGTAATCATTGATGACGGTGCGGATATGATCATGTACCTTCACGAAAAACGCCCTGAACTTATTGAAAAGATTAAGGGGGCTTGTGAAGAGACAACCACCGGTGTTCACAGACTTGAAGCAATGCATGCTGATGGAGCTCTCAAATTCCCTGTAATTGCTGTAAATGACGCTTACACCAAATACTTGTTTGACAACAGATATGGTACCGGCCAATCTTCCCTTGATGCAATCATGGGAACCACCAACATGTTGATTGCAGGTAAGAATGTGGTTGTATGCGGTTACGGATGGTGCGGTCGTGGAGTCGCTTCCCGTGCTGCAGGACTTGGTGCAAATGTAATCGTAACTGAAGTGGATCCGATCAGAGCCCTTGAGGCAAGAATGGACGGTTACAGAGTCATGAAAATAAGGGAAGCTGTAAAGATAGCTGACCTTGTAGTGACCGTAACAGGAAACATTGACATCATCCATGGGGATGACTTCAAGTACATGAAAGACGGATGCATGTTGTCCAACTCCGGACACTTCAATGTGGAAATCAACAGACCTGACCTTGAAGCGCAAGCTGAAAGTGTTGAAGAGGTAAGGGACAGCATTGAAATGTTCACCATGAAAGACGGCAGAAAAATCTACTTATTGGCAGATGGAAGACTTGTAAACCTTGCAGCGGCAAGAGGTCAAGGACACCCTGCAGAAATCATGGATATGAGTTTTGCCGTTCAGGCATTGTCTGCCAGATACATCGTTGAAAATGACTTGTCATTGAGTGTTGAAAAGGCACCTGACAGCATTGACGATGAAGTTGCAAGATTGAAGCTTAAGGCCATGGGAATCGAAATCGACGACTTGTCAGAACGTCAAAAGGATTACTTATCCGATTGGA
- a CDS encoding aldo/keto reductase, producing MKYRTLGKTGEKVSILGFGAMRLPHFETNDQIDEEKSNEILTYGIENGINLIDTAYSYHANNLAGKGKCEEYLGKFLYENSYRDEILLSTKLPSWQIKSKEDMERIFDQQLKDLKTDSIDLYMLHSLNEDYWKMYRELDVFEWMDELLSSGRVKHMGFSAHTEMDWIVDIVDDYDKFEFGLTQLNYIDERYQSGREGVEYLYSHNLGTMIMEPLRGGRLVQNVPQDIMDLWNLAEEKRTPLEWALQYLWNMEEVNTVLSGMNSLKQVKENIEIANRSEINSISENDLELIHEVAWEYKQRRGNDCTGCGYCMPCPHGVDVAGCFREYNVAKMLNNPAGSAMHYFSLESETRADNCLHCDDCLYHCPQMIHISEDLKKVEEFFGKRYDYF from the coding sequence ATGAAATATAGAACTTTAGGAAAAACCGGAGAGAAAGTTTCTATCTTAGGATTCGGAGCAATGAGACTGCCTCATTTTGAAACAAATGACCAAATCGATGAGGAAAAGTCAAATGAAATATTGACATATGGAATTGAAAACGGAATAAATCTCATTGACACCGCCTATTCCTATCATGCAAACAATTTGGCTGGAAAGGGAAAATGTGAAGAGTATCTTGGAAAATTCCTATATGAGAATTCCTATAGGGATGAGATTCTTTTAAGCACCAAGCTTCCAAGCTGGCAGATAAAGTCAAAAGAGGATATGGAAAGGATTTTCGACCAGCAATTGAAGGACCTGAAGACCGATTCCATCGACTTATATATGCTCCATAGCCTTAACGAAGACTATTGGAAAATGTATAGGGAGCTTGATGTCTTTGAATGGATGGATGAGCTCTTAAGCTCCGGCAGAGTGAAGCATATGGGATTTTCCGCCCATACGGAAATGGACTGGATAGTGGATATTGTAGATGACTACGACAAGTTCGAATTTGGCCTTACCCAATTGAACTATATTGATGAGAGATACCAGTCAGGAAGGGAAGGAGTCGAATATCTATACTCCCATAATTTGGGAACAATGATAATGGAGCCTCTTAGAGGGGGCAGATTGGTCCAGAACGTTCCTCAAGACATTATGGACCTATGGAACCTTGCAGAAGAAAAGAGAACCCCATTGGAGTGGGCACTCCAATACCTCTGGAATATGGAAGAAGTGAACACTGTCCTTAGCGGCATGAACAGCTTAAAGCAGGTAAAGGAGAACATTGAAATAGCCAACAGATCAGAAATAAACTCCATCAGTGAAAATGACCTGGAGCTTATTCATGAGGTCGCTTGGGAATACAAGCAAAGAAGGGGAAACGACTGTACAGGCTGCGGCTACTGCATGCCTTGCCCTCATGGAGTGGATGTTGCAGGCTGCTTCAGGGAGTACAATGTTGCCAAAATGCTTAATAATCCTGCTGGAAGCGCAATGCATTATTTCTCACTTGAAAGTGAAACAAGGGCTGACAACTGCCTGCATTGTGATGACTGTCTCTACCATTGCCCTCAAATGATTCACATCTCTGAAGACTTGAAGAAAGTGGAAGAGTTCTTCGGCAAAAGATATGATTATTTCTAA
- a CDS encoding HesA/MoeB/ThiF family protein, which produces MPERYKGFGYWDIATRQMSIVTRSQQTRFKDAKIGVVGCGGIGGGTILMLARMGLGDLTIIDKDAYDLSNLNRQAISSLETVGVDKSIATKERVRITNPYTKVNAFNEELNADNIDKVFGDRDIIIDALDNLYTRVIVSRFARENDIPYVHGAIHGTQGQVSVFTKDTPSYEELFSLPSLGKELGDETKDEISKLTKGVPPVIGPVPNIVGCLEAFEAYKLVTGIGEVTYAPKILNFDLLNLESFKVLEL; this is translated from the coding sequence ATGCCAGAAAGATATAAGGGATTTGGATACTGGGATATAGCAACTCGTCAAATGAGCATTGTTACCAGAAGCCAGCAAACAAGATTCAAGGATGCGAAAATAGGTGTAGTTGGCTGTGGAGGCATAGGAGGAGGAACCATCCTAATGCTTGCACGTATGGGACTTGGAGACTTGACAATAATAGATAAGGATGCATACGACCTATCAAACTTAAACAGACAAGCGATATCCAGTTTGGAAACTGTAGGTGTGGACAAATCAATTGCAACAAAGGAAAGAGTCAGAATAACAAATCCTTACACTAAAGTAAATGCATTTAATGAAGAATTGAATGCAGATAACATAGATAAGGTATTCGGAGACAGGGACATAATCATTGATGCATTGGACAATCTATACACAAGAGTGATTGTAAGCAGATTCGCAAGGGAAAATGACATTCCTTATGTTCATGGAGCCATCCATGGAACACAAGGACAAGTAAGTGTATTCACTAAGGATACACCATCCTATGAGGAACTGTTCTCACTTCCATCACTTGGAAAGGAATTGGGGGATGAGACAAAAGATGAAATCTCAAAATTAACCAAGGGAGTCCCTCCTGTAATCGGACCTGTTCCAAATATAGTAGGCTGTCTGGAAGCATTTGAAGCTTACAAATTAGTAACAGGCATTGGAGAAGTGACCTATGCTCCAAAAATACTCAATTTTGATCTGCTCAATTTAGAATCTTTTAAAGTTTTGGAATTATAA
- the glnA gene encoding type I glutamate--ammonia ligase, with translation MEERIKNVIERMKADNIKFIRLQFVDLHGIPKNVSIPCELENMEDLFKDGILFDGSSIPGFVGIEGSDLVLKPDISTYSALSWRPEESASCRFICDIYKPNGEPFEGDPRGILKKALAKIKEEGYTYNIGPEPEFFIVDTDDDGYPIPHDTAGYFDVEPVDKGTDFRREITTNLQELGFEVEASHHEVGPGQNEIAFKFDDALKTADAVITFKQAIKAIVANMADFDGFDYRVTFMPKPFFGESGSGMHCHQSLFKDGKNIFYDENSETGLSQEAMWFIGGLLKHSAAITAVTNPIVNSYKRLVPGYEAPVYISYGIQNRSTLIRVPAARGKATRIEYRSPDPTCNPYLAFAVMLEAGMDGIKNKIDPGEAIEINIYELTEEEREEKGIELLPSSLWEAYHTFEESEIMKEALGDHIFEAFLAAKYEEWDEYRVQVFNYEHKKYLNY, from the coding sequence ATGGAAGAAAGAATCAAAAATGTTATTGAAAGAATGAAAGCAGACAATATCAAGTTTATTAGACTCCAATTTGTCGATTTGCATGGAATTCCAAAGAACGTATCCATCCCATGTGAATTGGAAAATATGGAAGACTTATTCAAGGATGGAATCCTATTCGACGGATCATCAATCCCTGGTTTTGTAGGAATCGAAGGAAGTGACCTTGTCCTAAAGCCAGATATAAGCACTTACTCCGCCTTATCATGGAGACCTGAAGAATCCGCATCCTGCAGATTCATCTGTGACATTTACAAGCCTAACGGAGAGCCTTTTGAAGGAGACCCAAGAGGAATACTCAAGAAGGCATTGGCTAAAATCAAGGAGGAAGGCTACACCTACAACATAGGTCCTGAACCTGAATTCTTCATTGTGGACACTGATGATGACGGATATCCAATTCCTCACGATACTGCCGGATACTTCGATGTGGAACCTGTAGATAAGGGAACTGACTTCAGAAGAGAAATCACAACCAACTTACAGGAATTAGGCTTTGAAGTAGAAGCAAGCCACCACGAAGTAGGTCCTGGTCAAAACGAAATTGCATTCAAATTCGATGACGCATTGAAAACCGCAGATGCGGTAATCACATTCAAGCAAGCAATCAAAGCGATTGTGGCAAACATGGCTGATTTCGATGGATTTGACTACAGAGTGACTTTCATGCCAAAACCATTCTTTGGAGAAAGCGGAAGTGGAATGCACTGTCACCAAAGCCTATTCAAGGATGGCAAAAACATCTTCTATGATGAAAACAGTGAAACCGGATTGTCCCAAGAAGCCATGTGGTTCATTGGAGGTTTATTGAAACACTCTGCAGCAATTACCGCAGTCACAAACCCTATCGTAAACTCATACAAAAGATTGGTTCCAGGTTATGAGGCTCCTGTATACATCTCATATGGTATTCAGAACAGGTCAACTTTAATTAGAGTGCCTGCAGCACGTGGAAAGGCTACCCGTATCGAATACAGAAGTCCTGACCCAACCTGTAACCCTTACCTTGCATTTGCAGTAATGCTTGAAGCGGGTATGGATGGTATCAAAAACAAGATCGACCCTGGAGAAGCTATTGAAATCAACATCTATGAGTTGACTGAAGAGGAAAGGGAAGAGAAGGGAATCGAATTGTTGCCTTCCAGTTTATGGGAAGCATACCATACCTTTGAAGAAAGCGAAATCATGAAAGAAGCACTTGGAGACCACATATTCGAAGCATTCCTAGCTGCAAAATACGAAGAGTGGGACGAATACAGAGTCCAAGTATTCAATTATGAACATAAGAAATACTTAAACTACTAA